The Vanessa tameamea isolate UH-Manoa-2023 chromosome 8, ilVanTame1 primary haplotype, whole genome shotgun sequence DNA segment taacataaatgtgTGCATTATATCTATCTAAGTTTTACTTTACTATCTATTTCAGAGTAGTGATTTAATAGCATATTTAAAAGAGCAATTAGACAGCAAAGAAAAGGAATTGTTTGTTGTTGTAAGTAGAGAggttgaagaaaaacaattgtgGATGCATCAGTACACACTGAACAACCGAGGGCAGGACACACTTTCCAATCAGAAGGATGTTGAGCCGCTATGTGGTAGTCCAGACGATAGCCTGTCTTCTGATTACAACAACCGTGATTCTGAATGTCTACGGTTAAATGAGGTCAGAAACTGTTTTGTTAACAATGAAAACTTTTAAGTGCTTCCATTGCACATTGGTTCGGTTGTGTGTTTGTGTGACTAATCAACGTAAGATATTAGTAAAGTGATAAGATTTTGTCATCTATTATTTTATCCATATATAGTAACTGTTATAACTACaccataaacaaattaatattaaaaaaaaaacaatattacaagaAAGTCATAGTCATATGCATAATTATGTAGATACTCAAAGGCATATAATCCaaagttcaattttaaaatattgtatgtagaTATACATATGGGTGTTTTGCTATAAAGGACTAAACTACTCCgtgattttaaatacaatatatattaagtacttaattttgaatgttatttataaattataagttttttgttccttgttatatcattattttgtttatttttttaaagttgcatttaattgaattgttgaatattagttaaaaattacataacagaTATCTCATTTTGAATGAGAGCAATATAAAGGCCTAAAGTAAATTAGATCACTAAGGGactgaatattttgtaattctaatagccatttatgtatatttaataggtTGTAATATCTatagtcttaaataaaattattatttacataatattttggtcAGTTATATGCAAGACGTTtcattgaaaatgtataaaaagtattttgatcTTGTAAAATTtgctatctatattaaaaataatgtttgtcaatcaattaacttataaatgttttagtcGAGTAGGTTTTGAACAAGTCATTTTTGAATAATcagataaacaaattaatatgtagATGACATCAAGGGAAATATTGGTAAAATACTAATTGAATAAGTAATTTCATCTCTATCAGTTAGACACTTGTATGCTTGGAACCAAtagtttatactaaaaatatttaatgtcaatatgctgtgaaattaaatacttatacccATATAGTCATATAAAAGACAAGcttaaaaaatacttgtttatttattattattattatgtgtaattaaaagttacaatttaATGATTGCTGTTTTGCTGAGTAAAAGACTTGACTTCAGCTAAGAAGATATTATGGAACAGCTCACTGCTAGGTGTTCCTTGTTGGTTTATATTTGAAAGAATCTCATCTTGCATGCAGTTTCTccacgattatttttttaatagaattttaataaaaacctaaGCTTATTCCAATTCGAATTCTTTCCGTAAAGATTGCCTATTCCATCTATTGGATCATCTCGGCTTCATAAATTCATTACTTGCAAGTGAATGTTCAATTGActcatcaattttaatttcacagcataatatgaatttaatataacgcCAAATACTAACCAAAATTCTAATTATAGcatatatttacattcataCTACTGACTTCCACTACCTAATAAATAGCACACATATTTTGTTGACTTTGTTTAAGCATCACAAAACgggattgtaaaattaaatgttttatagtaAACTGTTACACTGGTCACAGATTTCTAAGTATCGCAAGTATATCTAATTTTAGTCCCTTATTTTGATATTACTATTATGTCCAAGTATATTCATCGGTGGTGGAGATCCGTGTAAATTCGACGTGTCGTACTGACATCCTTGGAATCATGAATGATCGGCTATCTTAGATCTAGTGGAACTAGGATCCCAAGGCTTGCAGCATATTATTGGTGGAAGGaattgacatttcttatattgacaatgtaaataaatgataatttgttatattacagtattgaaattgtaattagtaagtttttttttaattttatatttcgatgtaatattatttttatgtctacaTTACTCGTTCATTTtgttaatcaatttataatagaaagtaGGAATTTGTATCTGTAATCTTAATCATTGTTCCACTATATTGCTTCGAAGTATAAAGTactatattcattatattaattacaatttctaaaatataacattacagcttattatcatttgtttacataatatatgacgggcggtggtgaccactaactatTACTTGATCCATTTACCCATGTCTTCCTGCTAAAACAAAATTGaagtgtaatttataaaattaaactatacatttaaaacataatcacgatttaattttaatgattatagcccaatatatatattaattttgatttttttttttttatatgtaaaaataattcatttgaatCTTATAAAAGCATGAGATCATGAGATGTGTAGGGAAATAGACTACACACGTATTAATTTagttcaaaaattgtaaaacacatttcaaaacattatataaaacatttacatgattgttaattttcctttttttactcTGTTTAACCTTGAATATATATGCCAAGAGAGAGAGGATAGACgccattttattgttaaaaacaaaaagcaatacttttttacatttttagacGTATAATTGTTTACgagtaataatttatagttattttgtaAGTCAGTGTGTGGTCAGTGTCTGATTTGTTGTGTCTGTGCCTGCAATATAGGCAGCTGTGAATTCTGTCACCATTGTATAAGGaaagaattaaaatgtattttgattcTTATATCTTTTActctatattgttgtaaataaatatttttccaaaagcgtttaattttattttccgaatGATATTATGCATACACATTATACCACTTGTTAAATATACCCATATATACTACGTATTTActacataaaaagtatataatttagacGTGGGTCTGAGTGGGTATTGTAACGCTATGATTGTATTAGCTTTGGTGGGTGTGGTGGTGTGGTGCCCCACACACACGCAACTAAGATACAACCACCAGTAATTTCTCTGTATTGCTATGTTCTTGTTTGAATAgtaagtgaaccagtgtaattatatgtataattttatctgtattgAGTTATTTTTGGTTCAGTTACTACTTACACGGTATACTGATTAGTACTGTAGCCTGACgtattgtcaaatattatatatagtcgaACTTGAATTAAGACAattagatttagacatagacaattttactactttctactattattttatcttcCTGACATTACACTTAAAGATAGAATCCTCGATTTGATTGggataatatagtataataagtAGAAAGAGGCGTAAATTTTTGACAAGATAATCACACAAAATAATTTCTACAGGTATTTGTATGAACACCTTCATAGACCTAATCTGCTAAATCTTAAATCTTATACCCTTTTGGCTTTGTCAgggacgttttttttttttgccaacGCTCCTTCGCAAGACAACTGTAATTGTCGATATACGTTGACAAAGTTTTGCCACATTTGCATAGCACGGACCGTACAAGAACCAGTCCATCGTAGATCTTTTCGTAGGTGCTACGTTGTCAGTATAAGGAATGGCTTATGTTTCTTGCAGTGCCAATGAGTAAAGGCAAAGATCCTCGATGACCACAGATGGCTTAAATACTGACTCTGTTTTGCCATGTAAAAAAAGTACTTAttggatatatataaaaacaaatatcaataaataattagtttatttcagtCGTTTGATCTTCAAATTCGgtacaattgttattttttgaaaGTATAAGCCGGTCCGGGTCGAGTCGGAGCTCCTGAATTATGGCGTATATTTGTGCTCGCAATCCCGCTTCTATATCCCGCTGTCGTCCCAGTACCCACATGCGATCTGTTTAATAAGGAGGTGGATAAATCGATAGAAGAAACAATTAGAAAAATAGCAATAGCAATTCATGGATTGTAGATAATTAAGGAATAACCAAAACCAAAGTGTGAtttggtatttaataataatcgataCAATTGACTAAAAGCACGTACATTATAAATCTAGCAAAACaagtaattagaaaatattatcttatttttagtatttaataatgttacaaaaatacgtACCAGAGTGAGCAACGCTAAAGTTAGTACAGGACCAAACAAGCGCAAAGCGGTCGTAATCGGTGAATAATACGTTGTAGTGCCCGGCTCCGGGTAGCATCCGACCTATGATGTACGGCATCCGGTTGTTCAACTTGTACCTGAACGAGGACGAACCGTTGTGGCTTGGGATGCCTAAGCCGTTACTTGTGGAACGGTTACCTGACCTACggaattgtaaatgtttttttttaaattctaaaatacaatatattttgcattgataaagtattttctcaattaaaataaaaactttaaatatttcatcagaCCAAATGGATATATATATCGCAAGAATTTGAAGAAAGCACATACCATCTATTTACAGTGTTGACGGTAATAAGTAAGAAACCTCGCTCGTTGAGCATCACGTCCAGTTCGGTACAGCTCGCTGCGATCTCCATCAGATGGAAAGATCTTTCCACTTCATACCACGTACCTGTCATCTAAAagaaatttctttttattatatacttaaccgaaaaaaaatatcatttagaaCATAATACGTATCtagaatttatttgttttaattagtttttccaGTACTGGTATGTATCGTTGGTATATTTAGTTACAAGTAATTAGCTTATACGGCTGCAATTTGCAAGTTATTGTCTTCCAAAAATAGTTATTGAATTATTCTGTCaaataatactaaatgtaaatatttgactCAACCATTTCTGACATCATGACAAAactaatttttagttgttttaaatatgtatttacaatgttctcgcttaaaataatttaagcggGAACATTGTAAATGTAAGTACTTCTTCTTAAAAACACTCAGCCGGACTAGTTTTGTTCGGTTATGTGATACTTAATGCCTTTGATCCCGTTGATAAGATGACTGATTTTTCGTAATGTTATACCTATAACATTAACCTAACAaagatttcaaattatttaacgggatattttttttcattaaacagTATAAGATACAATTTACAGCAATCATTATTAGCATTACGGCAAACGATGGGATGATTGGGTAGACATTTCAAAAAGGATaacattaacttattttatgtaaacgTTATTCTCATAATAAATTCATCAATATGTGATATTCAATATACGGcatcgcacgggtgcaatttatacgTTACGGTAGGTACTCTTATAATGCAGTTTTCtaccaatgatttttttttttagattttaatcaTTCGACCCTACataccccctacatacaaacaaaatatttttataatattagaataggtTGAAAGGATGAAATCTCTTTGAAGCTTAATTACTAACGTAAATGGCTTTCAGTCTTACTACAAGTATTctgtttcattataataaaacgaatatttaactaataaataccttttttgACATGAGCAGATAGTCCCATTTATTATTGATAGTTTAAATAGGTATCATTTTAGTTAATAAGTTCAATGACCAGTTTTTATAAGtgcattagttttattttatatgaatattctaACTGCCtcaattttcatttacataaataaataacagaatgTAGGAATTTACGTGGGCGTGTTACcaaagtataaatattgtttcatgAAATTTATTACGAAATCACTGTTTCAATTAAGTAGATATTTACACACGTAACCACaacgaagaaaaaaaatctttaattttttggtACTTATTACAACTTCAATTgaatcacgtttttttttaaattttcgaattataattttatatcaagtataaaattactttgtcTTCAGAAGGACAACACTATTTCCTGAAAGTGCTATCTATTAGTTTACTTACGCTTtagaaatgtatgtataaaaataacaatacgcGTAAGTTATGTGTAAACGGTTAGTAATGATATTAACATGCAAAAGCTACCACAGTGCCCGCTTGAGGGTTAAGGTCGACACTCTatgattgttataaaaatatagtaggtATGATGTAGCAcgcaatttatttacttttaaaataattgtacatataAGATCATAGATAAATGATTacgtctaaattatattttctatatattttacgtGCAGATCAGAAATACATTTTGCagatttattttcgtatttcaagttaagtaaatttaaatctaacttacCCGTCTAATATCATAGTTAGGAAATTGTGGATATATTGGACATTTTCCTAATCCAGTACTAATCACAGCTTTGAAGATTGTGCACAGCAGTACGAAGTGTATTCTATTAGTGCTCTGTATCCGGAAGTCACCCATGGCATTTCACAAAAAAACTTAGTGtagaaaaatttatattactttttaaacgcACGCCGCGGTCAGTGTTTTGTAAACAGTGCGCAGTATTTGTAAAATAGGGGTGCGCAGTCGTAACCGCCGCGGCCGTTCTTCACACTGACCCATTCGCGTCCGATTTAACAGATTATTATTCATACacgtttatacttttataatcaaCGACAAGTGACCGGGGCGACTTGTCGACTGACGTTGCAATATGGccagttaattttaaaattgctaaTAACCCGATTATCGACgttttatatacttagttaTTTTCTAAAACAATTACCACGACTGTCAGTGTAATGATCGTTAAATAGAGAACGGAGCGAATAATTGGCGCCAAACATCGCCAACACCGTCGTCGCAATCCCTCGTCGCCTGTAAAGGTCTCGCTAACACGTGGTGgttaacattaacataaaaatgcatGGTAAGTGACAATGCATAAGTTATTACAATGTCGGCGTGAACGTGAGTTACGTCAAGAAAGCGCACTCCTTTACTCGGTTCACTATCCCGGACAAGACAGCACTTTCAAGTTCAAATGAAACGCAACAGTAATCACAACgtgttgtttattaaataacaatatttacatcaCCATTGCTGATAAAATTcacttacatacaaaataatatcgtatATCCATACTCAATCGCGCAACATGCGCAATATGTCTCTGTCCCGTACAGAAGCTGCCAGAAGGGACGCGTGTCCCGACGGGCGCGGCCGGCGGCCGGATCACCACTTAATATTGAGCGCGATGTCGTTCCTCTCGAGGGCGTGGTACGCGGTGTGCAGCAAGGCCCGCGACTTGTCCGAGTCCCTGCCGTGGAGCCAGTCGGCGTACAGCAGCTTGGCGAGCCGGCTGCCGGCGGGCCGGGCGCGCGGCAGGCGGCCGTACAGCGCCTGCAGCTGCGCCACCAGCTCGCGCCCGCTCTCGCCCCGCACGGGCCGCACTTGGGCGCCGCCGTTGAGACAACCTGCGCAGTGGGCGACGTCTACGTTTGGGGTTTCTCTTTTCTGGTACCAAGAATTACTTGTCCAATTTATtgagtataaattattactttaaattattctagAATCGTCTTTTTTGATTCGACAGAGATGCACAATAATGCGGCAGACGCAGTATACACACCCGAAGGGCACGCCATGACCTCCACGTAGTGATAGGGTGACTTGCCGCGCTTCAGCTTCTGCACCAGGTTCTGTATATTGCGGAACCCGTTCGCGATCGCAAACCTTAACACTTCTACGCCATCTTTTTCTAGGGTCACTTCGCGGAAATCTGGATTTCTAGAATATTTGAAACAACTTATTTCAActatgatatatacatacatacatataaacatttcagGGAGAGATTTCGATTTTCGATTAAAAACCAACTCGAAAATTAACGCAGAACATGATTGTTAAATGTCAGAGAGTCATTAACGAAATTGActctaattataacattaaaatgtgtCAGGcgtcaaaataaacattataacgaCACAAAGTGTGTTGTTACAGAACAGTATTGCG contains these protein-coding regions:
- the LOC113404743 gene encoding apolipoprotein D-like; translation: MGDFRIQSTNRIHFVLLCTIFKAVISTGLGKCPIYPQFPNYDIRRMTGTWYEVERSFHLMEIAASCTELDVMLNERGFLLITVNTVNRWSGNRSTSNGLGIPSHNGSSSFRYKLNNRMPYIIGRMLPGAGHYNVLFTDYDRFALVWSCTNFSVAHSDRMWVLGRQRDIEAGLRAQIYAIIQELRLDPDRLILSKNNNCTEFEDQTTEIN